CGGCCTTCCTAAGCGGCTCTTCAGGCCCCAGCATCTCAAGGACTTCCTCCTTGAGATACCCCATGAGCTCCTTGGCGTCCGCCGCCCCGCGGCCTCGGGTCGCGCCCACTCTTTCCTCGAGTCCTCGCAGGAGCCGCTCCGTGGCCTTCACTCCCACGTCCGCCTGAAGGAGAATGGCCTCGAGCTCCTCAAAGAACTCCTGGTCGAGGGCGGCCTTCCTGCCGAAGAGCGACTCCATCTTGAGCACCAACCCGTCCCTTGTCCGGGCGAGCCCCTCCTTGAGCCGCGCGAACGCTCCCTTCGCCCCTCCGGCCCCGCCTTTGTCGGCACCGGTGCCGCCGCCGCCAGCGCCAGGCAGAGTGCCGCCCGCAGCGGGCTGCTCCGATACATCGCGACTTCCCGGCCCATCCTTCCCGAATAGTCTCTTCACGAACACGCCAATGCCACCTGTCTCACCCATGTCCCAGAGTCACGCCCTTCTCACAACTCAGCAGGTCACGCGGTCTCCTCCCGGCGCGCGGCCTGACTCGCCTCCCCTATCTTAACAGAGATGATCTTCGATACGCCCGACTCTTCCATCGTGACACCGTAGAGCGCGTCCGCCGCCTCCATGGTGCCCTTCCTGTGAGTCACCACTATGAACTGGCCCTTCGAGGCGGCTTCCTGCAATACCTCAGTAAACCTACTGACATTTGCCTCGTCGAGCGCGGCGTCGACCTCGTCGAGGACACAGAACGGGCTCGGCCTCACCTCGAGCAGAGCAAACACGAGGGCCGTTGCCGCGAGCGCCCTCTCTCCTGCCGACAGCAGGCTAAGGCTCTGAAGCCTCTTGCCCGGGGGCTCCACGACGATCTCGATCCCCGGGCTGGATCCGGCCCGTTCCGCCACCACGAGATCGGCTCTGCCACCACCGAAGAGCCGCGCGAATTTCCTTCCGAAGGCAGCCCTTATGGCCCCGAGGGTCTCGCGGAAACACCTCTCGCTCTCCCGGTCCGCGCCTTCGATGACCTCAGCAAGAAAGAGCCGTGCCCTCACGACGTCGTCGAGGCCGGATGCGAGCTCGGCACGCCGCGCCCTGAGCGACTCGTACACATCAATGACGCGCGGGTCAACAGGCCCCAAGGCCTCGATCTGCAGCCTGAGCGACCTCGCCCGCGCCGACGCCTGGGCTGCGTCCGGTATCTCCCTCGCCCGCGCCCTCGCCTCGTCGATGGTCAGACGATGTGTGCGCGCGAGCTCCTCCTCTATGTGATTTGTCCTCTCTGCAAGCCCCGCCTCTTCTGCTGTCAAGGAAGCCCTAGCCTTTTGAAGGTCCTCAACCTCTCCCTGACACAGCCGTAGTCTGGCCTCTTTCTGAGCTACCCTCCGGATGAGCTCACGCCTGGCCTCCTTGGCTGATTCGAGAGCGCGATCCACCTCGGCCTTCTCGCGACTCAGCGCGTCGAGTTCGCCACGAGCCGCAGCCACGTCCCCGGCGGCCGACCTCGACCCTTCCGCGATTCGGGCAAGCTCGGCTTCTCTGGCATCGATCTCGATGGCAAGCTCCCGCCCTCGAGCCTCGATGGCTTCCAACTGCTCCCGAAGCCCCGTGGCCTCCTGCGTGAGCGAGGCCATTCGCACCCGCAGGTTAGTGATTCCCTCACCGATCTCCTGCCGTCGCCCCGTGATCTCCCGGATGTCCCTGGCGAGCGCTGCCTGGGCATCTGAGAGGTCGCGCCCCGCGGCCTCGAGATGCGCGCGTTTGTCTTCAAGTTGCCTCCGCAGCTCACCCCGGGATGGATCGTCCCCTCCCCCGGCGTCGACTTCCTCGCTTAACAGCCTCGCCTTTGCCCGCGCCCTCTCAGCATCTCGCGCGGCTTGCAAGTGCGTGGCCTCGCACCTCGCCAAGTCCAGCTCGAGCCCCTGCTTTCTCGATCGTGCCTTCTGGAGCGCGGTCTCAAGACGTGACACCTCTTCCTGGGCGGACGCCACGGCGAGCTCGGCCTTGTCGCTGGCCGCGTCGAGCGCGGCAAGGCTTTCCTCAAGCTCGGCCAACCGACGCCTGAGCGACAACGGCGTCTCCCGCTGCCCTTCGCGGCGGCTGCCGCCCGAGATCGCTCCGCCGGGCAAGACCAGGTCTCCGTCGAGCGTCACCACTTTGAGACGCGTTTCCGTGGCACGCGCCACCTGAACCGCGACGTCCAGGTCCTCCACAACCAACGTGCGCCCGAGGAGGTGCTCCACCGCCGTCCTCACACGCTCGTCACACCGCACGAGCGCCGACGCCTGCCCTATGACTCCGACCATGGACAGGACCGCCTTCTCAGTCTTCCCAAGCTCGCCAGGCCTTACGAGGTCAAGAGGGAGGAATGTGGCTCTCCCCAGGCCCCGTTTCTTAAGATACTGAACGGCCGCCCTGGCGTGCTCGTCTCCCTCAACGATAACGTCGGAGAGAGCTTGTCCTAGCGCCGACTCTATAGCACGCTCGTGTTCCTTGGGCACGGCAATGCACTCGGCCACCGCCCCGACCACCCCGGCCAGCTCGCCCCGGCGCGCGGCCGCGAGCACCGCTCGAGCGCCATGAGGATACCAGTCGCCGGCCGAGGCAACCCTCCTCAGCGCGTCAGCCTGCAGCGAGATCTCGCGCGCTCGTGCCTGCACCTCTTGGCGCTCCGCCGTTAGCCTCTTCAGAAGGTCCCTAGACGCACTCAACTTGCGCTCAAGGTCCTGTATCTCAGAGGAGGCCGCACGGACCTCGCCCGCGAGCTCTTGCTGCCTACGCGCCTCGCGTGCCGCGAGCTCCTCCGCGGCCCGGAGCTCGGCAAGCGCGGCATCGAGCTCGCGCTTC
Above is a genomic segment from Bacillota bacterium containing:
- the smc gene encoding chromosome segregation protein SMC, whose amino-acid sequence is MYLKRMELYGFKSFADRTELEFSPGVTAIVGPNGSGKSNLADAIRWVLGEQSARILRGTRMEDVIFAGSGGRKPLGFAEVTLVFDNADGELPLEFMEVSVTRRAYRSGESEFAICGVPCRLRDIQSLFMDTGAGREGYSVIEQGKIDAILGASSDERRAFFEEAAGTHRYKARRVEAARRLAVVEGHIARLRDVLGEVVRQIEPLEAKADEAKRFRECSRELEELEVSLAVREFDAVAAKRSELNKAISDIDEKLGAEGGLRESLSAELSREREALASIEEERDLLQERSASLGAEMKKVEGKISLAQEREKTQAAQAQALLESIEKDRNRQAAWADEKVAKSARLAQISSELAAASQELEALEAEDAALAERQRLCQEAAEKVKADIIELLSATAEVKNELAKIALEDAAHARQLERQKRELDAALAELRAAEELAAREARRQQELAGEVRAASSEIQDLERKLSASRDLLKRLTAERQEVQARAREISLQADALRRVASAGDWYPHGARAVLAAARRGELAGVVGAVAECIAVPKEHERAIESALGQALSDVIVEGDEHARAAVQYLKKRGLGRATFLPLDLVRPGELGKTEKAVLSMVGVIGQASALVRCDERVRTAVEHLLGRTLVVEDLDVAVQVARATETRLKVVTLDGDLVLPGGAISGGSRREGQRETPLSLRRRLAELEESLAALDAASDKAELAVASAQEEVSRLETALQKARSRKQGLELDLARCEATHLQAARDAERARAKARLLSEEVDAGGGDDPSRGELRRQLEDKRAHLEAAGRDLSDAQAALARDIREITGRRQEIGEGITNLRVRMASLTQEATGLREQLEAIEARGRELAIEIDAREAELARIAEGSRSAAGDVAAARGELDALSREKAEVDRALESAKEARRELIRRVAQKEARLRLCQGEVEDLQKARASLTAEEAGLAERTNHIEEELARTHRLTIDEARARAREIPDAAQASARARSLRLQIEALGPVDPRVIDVYESLRARRAELASGLDDVVRARLFLAEVIEGADRESERCFRETLGAIRAAFGRKFARLFGGGRADLVVAERAGSSPGIEIVVEPPGKRLQSLSLLSAGERALAATALVFALLEVRPSPFCVLDEVDAALDEANVSRFTEVLQEAASKGQFIVVTHRKGTMEAADALYGVTMEESGVSKIISVKIGEASQAARREETA